The following are encoded in a window of Amycolatopsis lexingtonensis genomic DNA:
- a CDS encoding MarR family winged helix-turn-helix transcriptional regulator, with translation MGKRGEDLGVVAGLVRASFLVNAVYAESAREYGLTVQQGQLLCVLMAQPYGMGELGATLGLEKSSLTGLVDRAVRRGLVRREPDPDDRRAVHVVLTAEGRDLVEEFYAATCRRVDELAAGLPAPDRDRLAGLLGRIVADNEAPTVFLDVI, from the coding sequence ATGGGGAAACGCGGGGAGGACCTCGGTGTCGTGGCCGGGCTCGTGCGGGCGTCGTTCCTGGTGAACGCCGTCTACGCCGAGTCGGCCCGCGAGTACGGGCTGACCGTGCAGCAGGGGCAGCTGCTGTGCGTGCTGATGGCGCAGCCGTACGGCATGGGCGAGCTCGGCGCGACGCTCGGCCTGGAGAAGTCCAGCCTCACCGGCCTGGTCGACCGCGCGGTCCGGCGCGGGCTCGTCCGCCGCGAGCCCGACCCGGACGACCGCCGCGCGGTGCACGTCGTGCTCACGGCGGAAGGGCGCGACCTGGTGGAGGAGTTCTACGCGGCGACGTGCCGGCGCGTAGACGAGCTGGCCGCGGGCCTGCCCGCACCGGACCGCGACCGGCTGGCCGGGCTGCTGGGGCGGATCGTCGCCGACAACGAGGCCCCGACTGTTTTCCTCGACGTCATCTGA
- a CDS encoding LLM class flavin-dependent oxidoreductase — protein sequence MTHFGIGVSTAVAAVPSTLELAVQVDRAGLDLLTVSDHPYHADRLDAYAELGVLLGRTERISGLVSVTNLPTRPAPMLARTITSLSALTGGRIVLGMGVGGLWDDIARLGFTKLTPGQAVRAFEEGIRLVKMLGGGGDPVTFDGEFHQVTDLAPAEEEMPPVWTGSVGPKSLAVTGRVADGWMPGHAADWLSERFRTSRPLIDAAAVDAGRDPADIATVYNFPGRITEQPLPKTRAEDGRWIGGSPEQWIEELTGAVLEHDAAGFVLFGPGGSTPDAVSAARWAGEIVPAVREAVAK from the coding sequence ATGACGCACTTCGGCATCGGCGTCTCCACCGCGGTCGCCGCCGTCCCGAGCACCCTCGAACTCGCCGTCCAGGTCGACCGCGCCGGTCTCGACCTGCTCACCGTCTCCGATCACCCGTACCACGCCGACCGGCTCGACGCGTACGCCGAACTCGGCGTCCTGCTCGGGCGCACCGAACGGATCTCCGGCCTGGTCAGCGTCACCAACTTGCCGACGCGCCCGGCGCCGATGCTCGCGCGCACCATCACGAGCCTCTCCGCGCTCACCGGCGGCCGGATCGTGCTCGGGATGGGGGTCGGCGGCCTCTGGGACGACATCGCGCGGCTCGGGTTCACCAAACTGACCCCCGGGCAGGCCGTCCGCGCCTTCGAAGAGGGCATCCGGCTGGTAAAGATGCTCGGCGGGGGCGGCGACCCCGTCACCTTCGACGGCGAGTTCCACCAGGTCACCGATCTGGCACCGGCAGAAGAAGAGATGCCGCCGGTGTGGACCGGGTCCGTCGGGCCGAAGTCGCTCGCCGTCACCGGGCGGGTCGCCGACGGGTGGATGCCCGGCCACGCCGCGGACTGGCTCAGCGAGCGCTTTCGCACCTCGCGGCCGCTGATCGACGCGGCCGCCGTCGACGCCGGGCGGGATCCCGCCGACATCGCCACCGTCTACAACTTCCCCGGCCGCATCACCGAGCAGCCGCTGCCGAAGACGCGCGCCGAAGACGGACGCTGGATCGGCGGCTCGCCGGAGCAGTGGATCGAGGAGCTGACCGGCGCGGTGCTGGAGCACGACGCCGCCGGGTTCGTCCTGTTCGGTCCCGGCGGCAGCACGCCCGACGCGGTGTCCGCCGCGCGCTGGGCGGGCGAGATCGTGCCCGCCGTGCGGGAAGCCGTCGCGAAGTAG
- a CDS encoding nucleotidyltransferase domain-containing protein, producing the protein MELNRPLATVTPTLDGDVLAVLAGFDGTFTTGQLHRVLGRHSEEGIRKVLQRLVRQGVVHADRVGNAFAYRFNRDHLAAEHIAGLAGLRAKLLDRIETTLTAWKPRPRYAAVFGSAARGSMTAESDIDLLLVRPDDADEDRWGLQVDGLAADVSRWTGNDARILEFTVAEVAARGRDEPVLSDVVRDGLTVAGRHAWLAGQIRKRKS; encoded by the coding sequence ATGGAGTTGAACCGGCCGCTGGCCACGGTGACCCCGACGCTGGACGGCGACGTGCTCGCTGTTCTGGCGGGCTTCGACGGGACGTTCACAACCGGTCAGCTGCACCGGGTGCTCGGCAGGCATTCCGAAGAAGGAATCCGGAAAGTCCTGCAGCGGCTGGTGCGCCAGGGTGTCGTGCACGCCGACCGGGTGGGCAACGCTTTCGCCTACCGGTTCAACCGGGACCACCTCGCCGCGGAGCACATCGCCGGGCTGGCGGGTCTGCGTGCGAAGCTGCTCGACCGGATCGAAACCACTTTGACGGCCTGGAAACCGCGGCCGCGCTACGCGGCGGTGTTCGGCTCGGCCGCACGCGGTTCGATGACCGCCGAGAGCGATATCGATCTCCTGCTGGTCCGGCCGGACGACGCCGACGAAGATCGTTGGGGCCTTCAGGTCGACGGTCTGGCTGCCGATGTTTCCCGGTGGACGGGCAACGACGCCCGGATCCTCGAATTCACCGTGGCCGAGGTCGCGGCTCGCGGCCGCGACGAGCCGGTGTTGAGCGACGTGGTGCGCGACGGCCTCACCGTGGCCGGCCGGCACGCCTGGCTGGCCGGGCAGATCCGGAAGAGAAAGAGCTGA
- a CDS encoding TROVE domain-containing protein, with the protein MSKFNTARAPAATSPVRGEATPSGVTYEGGAGYARDARSELFLLAVTNMVGEHTFYESAGARDTRYAELVRKSTLEDPQWTARFLRWLRSEANLRTASLVGAAEFAKARLDAGLDGLGRQAVADVLQRADEPGELLAYWTSVHGKNIPKPVKRGVADAARKLYDERSYAKWDSAARAFRFADVLELTHPANRDATQGALFKHVLDERHDRGNPLPAELNVLRARAELTAWDAPRRRELFARPDAADVLRAAGMTWESVAGWLQGPLDARVWEALIPSMGYMTLLRNLRNFDEAGVSDDVAQRVAAKLADPAQVAKSRQLPMRFLSAYRAAPSLRWAWALEQAIARSLANVPQLPGRTLVLVDTSTSMNMGFSRDGTLMRWDAAAVFGLALGRRCAEADVVTFSDRLLGGTRTKTFKLRPGGSLLSDVERWKSGGFFLGGGTNTAGAVRKHFAKHDRVVILTDEQAGYGDVGQALPARVPLYTWNLAGYRFGHAPSGGPHRHTFGDLTDQAFRMIPLLEAGENADWPF; encoded by the coding sequence ATGAGCAAGTTCAACACCGCACGCGCGCCCGCCGCGACCTCTCCGGTCCGTGGTGAGGCCACGCCGTCCGGGGTCACCTACGAGGGTGGCGCCGGTTACGCGCGCGACGCCCGGTCCGAGCTCTTCCTGCTCGCCGTCACCAACATGGTCGGTGAGCACACCTTCTACGAGTCCGCGGGCGCGCGCGACACCCGGTACGCCGAGCTGGTCCGGAAGTCGACCCTCGAGGATCCACAGTGGACCGCGCGGTTCCTGCGCTGGCTGCGCTCCGAGGCGAACCTGCGCACCGCGTCGCTCGTCGGCGCGGCCGAGTTCGCCAAGGCGCGCCTCGACGCCGGGCTCGACGGGCTCGGGCGGCAGGCCGTCGCCGACGTGCTGCAGCGGGCCGACGAGCCCGGGGAGCTGCTCGCCTACTGGACTTCCGTGCACGGCAAGAACATCCCGAAGCCGGTCAAGCGCGGCGTGGCCGACGCGGCGCGGAAGCTCTACGACGAGCGCTCGTACGCCAAGTGGGACTCGGCGGCGCGGGCGTTCCGCTTCGCCGACGTCCTCGAGCTGACGCACCCGGCCAACCGCGACGCGACCCAGGGCGCGCTGTTCAAACACGTCCTCGACGAGCGCCACGACCGCGGCAACCCGCTCCCGGCCGAACTGAACGTGCTGCGCGCCCGCGCCGAGCTGACGGCGTGGGACGCGCCGCGCCGGCGCGAGCTGTTCGCGCGGCCGGACGCGGCGGACGTCCTGCGCGCGGCGGGGATGACGTGGGAGTCGGTCGCCGGCTGGCTGCAGGGTCCCCTGGACGCGCGCGTTTGGGAGGCGCTGATCCCGTCCATGGGCTACATGACGCTCTTGCGGAACTTGAGGAACTTCGACGAGGCCGGTGTCTCGGACGACGTCGCGCAGCGCGTTGCCGCGAAGCTCGCCGATCCCGCGCAGGTCGCGAAGTCGCGGCAGCTGCCGATGCGGTTCCTCTCGGCCTACCGGGCGGCGCCGTCGCTGCGCTGGGCGTGGGCGCTGGAGCAGGCGATCGCGCGCTCGCTGGCGAACGTTCCGCAGCTGCCCGGCCGGACGCTCGTGCTCGTCGACACCTCGACGTCGATGAACATGGGCTTCAGCCGCGACGGCACCCTGATGCGCTGGGACGCCGCCGCGGTCTTCGGGCTCGCGCTCGGGCGGCGGTGCGCCGAGGCCGACGTCGTGACGTTCTCGGACCGGCTGCTCGGCGGCACGCGCACGAAGACGTTCAAGCTGCGGCCCGGCGGGTCGCTGCTGAGCGACGTCGAGCGCTGGAAGTCCGGCGGGTTCTTCCTCGGCGGCGGCACCAACACCGCCGGCGCGGTGCGGAAGCACTTCGCGAAGCACGACCGCGTCGTCATCCTGACCGACGAGCAGGCCGGCTACGGCGACGTCGGGCAGGCGCTGCCCGCGCGCGTTCCGCTGTACACGTGGAACCTGGCGGGCTACCGGTTCGGCCACGCGCCGTCCGGCGGCCCGCACCGGCACACCTTCGGCGACCTGACCGACCAGGCCTTCCGGATGATCCCGCTGCTCGAGGCGGGCGAGAACGCCGACTGGCCGTTTTGA
- a CDS encoding GNAT family N-acetyltransferase: MDIRTLGAADLPACSDLAESRSWPREPPKWKLLHQVGRVFGVPAPDGAGLAATAVLVAFGSVASISMVLVASRYERRGLGRAITAHAVAAAGEAVVWLHASRAGRPLYESMGFLLDGGCQGHVGRFVDDGGPGAAPGTLSDVLPLDRAAHGVDRRALLERLGTPFVVDGGFAFGVDIGHVTVIGPVVAETEEQAKALIRGVARTAPGEVRVDPEFRFPALTAWVRERGLAPGALAPRLVLGGRPLPGDAGKRFAPFTRAVG; encoded by the coding sequence ATGGACATCCGGACCCTCGGCGCGGCCGACCTGCCCGCGTGCTCCGACCTGGCCGAATCCCGCTCGTGGCCGCGCGAGCCGCCGAAGTGGAAGCTGCTGCACCAGGTCGGGCGCGTGTTCGGCGTGCCGGCTCCGGACGGCGCGGGCCTGGCCGCCACCGCCGTGCTGGTGGCGTTCGGATCGGTGGCGTCGATCTCGATGGTGCTGGTCGCGTCCCGCTACGAGCGGCGGGGGCTGGGCCGCGCGATCACGGCCCACGCGGTCGCGGCGGCGGGCGAGGCGGTGGTGTGGCTCCACGCGTCCCGGGCCGGCCGCCCGCTGTACGAGTCGATGGGCTTCCTCCTCGACGGCGGCTGCCAGGGGCACGTGGGTCGATTTGTCGACGACGGGGGACCGGGCGCGGCGCCAGGGACGCTGTCGGACGTCTTACCGCTGGACCGCGCGGCGCACGGCGTGGACCGGAGGGCGCTGCTGGAGCGGCTGGGCACGCCGTTCGTGGTCGATGGCGGCTTCGCGTTCGGAGTGGACATCGGCCACGTGACCGTGATCGGCCCGGTGGTGGCGGAGACGGAGGAGCAGGCGAAGGCCCTGATCCGCGGGGTGGCGCGGACGGCGCCGGGGGAGGTCCGGGTGGACCCGGAGTTCCGGTTCCCGGCGCTCACGGCGTGGGTGCGGGAGCGCGGGCTGGCGCCGGGCGCCTTGGCGCCGCGCCTGGTCCTCGGCGGGCGGCCGCTCCCCGGCGACGCGGGGAAGCGGTTCGCCCCGTTCACGCGGGCGGTGGGTTAG
- a CDS encoding hydrolase — MKRLIPVAVAALAAGLLAAAPAHAATVHRVLFDNTKAETAGNADWIVGTAQPDPTVQNSAPQKETDWTGALSAWGVALQKTGQYSIKTLPAGNTITYGTGGALDLQNFDEFVLPEPNVVLSASEKTAVMRFVQNGGGLFLISDHTGSDRNNDGWDSPEIINDLMTNNGVDNTDPFGFSVDLKNISSDHPVAISDSTNPVLNGAFGTVKHSLIANGTTFTLKPADNANVKGLAYLSTSSPGNSNAFFVTSTFGSGRVAIWGDSSPADDGTGQSGNTLYNGWTDSTADNAALGLNATAWLAGSGTTTPPPGGCTAGQLLANPGFESGATAWSASTSVIGQHGTDEPARTGTWSAWLDGYGSAHTDTVSQTVTLPSGCSAYTFSFWLHIDTAETGTTAYDKLTVKAGSTTLATYSNLNAASGYQQRSFSLSAYAGQSVTLSFSGVEGSQLQTSFVVDDTAVAVS, encoded by the coding sequence ATGAAGCGCCTGATCCCCGTTGCCGTCGCCGCGCTCGCCGCGGGTCTGCTCGCCGCCGCGCCCGCGCACGCGGCGACCGTCCACCGCGTCCTGTTCGACAACACCAAGGCCGAGACCGCCGGGAACGCCGACTGGATCGTCGGCACCGCCCAGCCCGACCCGACGGTGCAGAACTCCGCGCCGCAGAAGGAAACCGACTGGACCGGCGCGCTTTCGGCGTGGGGTGTCGCGCTGCAGAAGACCGGGCAGTACAGCATCAAGACGCTGCCGGCCGGCAACACCATCACCTACGGCACCGGCGGCGCGCTGGACCTCCAGAACTTCGACGAATTCGTGCTGCCCGAACCGAACGTCGTGCTGAGCGCGTCCGAAAAGACCGCCGTGATGCGGTTCGTCCAGAACGGCGGCGGGCTGTTCCTCATCTCCGACCACACCGGCAGCGACCGCAACAACGACGGCTGGGACTCCCCGGAGATCATCAACGACCTGATGACGAACAACGGCGTCGACAACACCGACCCGTTCGGCTTTTCGGTCGACCTGAAGAACATCTCCAGCGACCACCCGGTGGCCATCAGCGACTCCACGAACCCCGTGCTCAACGGCGCGTTCGGCACGGTCAAGCACAGCCTGATCGCCAACGGCACGACGTTCACCCTCAAGCCGGCCGACAACGCGAACGTCAAAGGCCTCGCGTACCTGAGCACGTCGTCGCCGGGCAACTCCAACGCCTTCTTCGTGACCAGCACCTTCGGCTCCGGCCGCGTCGCGATCTGGGGTGACAGCTCGCCGGCCGACGACGGCACCGGCCAGTCCGGCAACACGCTCTACAACGGCTGGACGGACTCGACGGCCGACAACGCGGCCCTCGGTCTCAACGCGACGGCGTGGCTCGCGGGCAGCGGCACCACGACGCCGCCGCCGGGCGGGTGCACGGCCGGGCAGCTGCTCGCCAACCCGGGCTTCGAGTCGGGCGCCACGGCGTGGTCGGCGTCCACGAGCGTGATCGGCCAGCACGGCACCGACGAACCCGCCCGCACCGGGACGTGGAGCGCCTGGCTCGACGGCTACGGCTCCGCGCACACGGACACCGTCAGCCAGACCGTGACGCTGCCGAGCGGGTGTTCGGCGTACACGTTCTCGTTCTGGCTGCACATCGACACGGCGGAGACGGGTACGACCGCGTACGACAAGCTGACGGTCAAGGCGGGCAGCACGACGCTGGCGACGTACAGCAACCTCAACGCCGCCAGCGGCTATCAGCAGCGAAGCTTCTCGCTGTCCGCGTACGCGGGCCAGTCCGTGACGCTCAGCTTCAGCGGCGTCGAAGGCTCACAGCTGCAGACGTCCTTCGTCGTCGACGACACCGCCGTTGCCGTGAGCTAG
- a CDS encoding acyl-CoA carboxylase epsilon subunit: MSDETRPLLRVVRGNPSDAELAALTAVVAAASAAPPAKKPKPRTSWWGDHAASLRRPLHPGEGAWRASGFPS; this comes from the coding sequence GTGAGCGACGAAACGCGTCCCCTGCTGCGGGTGGTCCGCGGGAACCCGAGCGACGCCGAGCTGGCGGCGCTGACGGCGGTCGTCGCCGCGGCGTCGGCGGCTCCGCCCGCGAAGAAGCCGAAGCCGCGTACTTCGTGGTGGGGCGATCACGCGGCTTCGCTGCGTAGACCGCTCCACCCCGGCGAAGGTGCTTGGCGCGCTTCGGGCTTCCCCAGCTAG
- a CDS encoding PadR family transcriptional regulator, with product MASAKLTPLGIAVLELLHEKPMHPYEMAQLMRERYVNTRVNVKAGSLYHTVERLRRDGFIEVVDTQRDGKRPERTVYGMTQTGLDEFNQRGRELLGDLAAEFPAYLTGLAVIDELGRETSLIELDHRVTRLRAAVAADQAVLQRLADDATPPIYWLDWRYQCDHRKFELEWTERLLDDLKSGRIPFQDCEQPKLTLITREDDDERQTS from the coding sequence ATGGCCTCGGCCAAGCTGACGCCGCTCGGCATCGCCGTGCTGGAGCTGCTGCACGAGAAGCCGATGCACCCGTACGAGATGGCTCAGCTCATGCGTGAGCGGTACGTCAACACGCGGGTCAACGTCAAAGCCGGCTCGCTCTACCACACCGTGGAACGGCTGCGGCGCGACGGATTCATCGAGGTCGTCGACACGCAGCGTGATGGCAAGCGGCCCGAACGGACCGTCTACGGCATGACGCAGACGGGCCTCGACGAGTTCAACCAGCGCGGACGCGAGCTGCTCGGCGACCTCGCCGCGGAGTTCCCCGCCTACCTGACCGGGCTCGCCGTGATCGACGAACTGGGGCGCGAAACCTCGTTGATCGAGCTCGACCACCGGGTCACGCGGCTGCGTGCCGCGGTGGCCGCCGACCAGGCCGTGCTGCAGCGGCTGGCCGACGACGCGACGCCGCCGATCTACTGGCTCGACTGGCGCTACCAGTGCGACCACCGGAAGTTCGAGCTCGAGTGGACCGAGCGGCTCCTCGACGACCTCAAGTCCGGGCGGATCCCGTTCCAGGACTGCGAACAACCCAAGCTCACGCTCATCACCAGGGAAGACGACGATGAACGCCAGACAAGCTAA
- a CDS encoding acyl-CoA carboxylase subunit beta, whose product MSSATEPLGTPPEDEPDIHTTAGKLADLYRRYDEAVHAGSARAVEKQHAKGKKTARERIELLLDENSFVELDELARHRSTNFGQEKNRPYGDGVVTGYGTVDGRPVCVFSQDVTVFGGSLGEVYGEKIVKVMDLAIKTGRPIIGINEGGGARIQEGVVSLGLYGEIFNRNVKASGVIPQISLIMGANAGGHVYSPALTDFIVMVDETSQMFITGPDVVKTVTGEDVTFEELGGGRTHNTKSGVAHYLGSDDEDAIAYVKELLSYLPQNNLSDAPVFEPSDAPAGFFDDVTDSDRELDTIIPDSPNTPYDMHEVINRVVDDGDFLEVHELFAPNIIVGFGRVDGQSVGVVANQPTQFAGCLDIDASEKAARFVRTCDAFNIPVLTFVDVPGFLPGTDQEWNGIIRRGAKLIYAYAEATVPLVTIITRKAYGGAYDVMGSKHLGADINLAWPTAQVAVMGAQGAANIVHRKTLANAANEGRDVDALRAELIQEYEDTLLNPYAAAERGYVDSVIVPAHTRGHVARALSLLRNKRESLPPKKHGNIPL is encoded by the coding sequence ATGAGCAGTGCGACGGAGCCGCTCGGGACGCCGCCCGAGGATGAACCGGACATCCACACCACGGCCGGCAAGCTGGCCGACCTGTACCGCCGGTATGACGAGGCGGTGCACGCGGGCTCGGCCCGCGCGGTGGAGAAACAGCACGCCAAGGGCAAGAAGACCGCACGGGAGCGGATCGAGCTGCTGCTCGACGAGAACTCGTTCGTGGAGCTCGACGAGCTGGCCCGGCACCGCTCGACCAACTTCGGCCAGGAGAAGAACCGGCCGTACGGCGACGGCGTCGTCACCGGGTACGGCACCGTCGACGGCCGCCCGGTCTGCGTGTTCAGCCAGGACGTGACCGTCTTCGGCGGCAGCCTCGGCGAGGTCTACGGCGAGAAGATCGTCAAGGTCATGGACCTGGCCATCAAGACCGGCCGCCCGATCATCGGCATCAACGAGGGCGGCGGCGCGCGCATCCAGGAAGGCGTCGTCTCGCTCGGCCTGTACGGCGAGATCTTCAACCGCAACGTCAAGGCGTCCGGCGTGATCCCGCAGATCTCGCTGATCATGGGCGCCAACGCGGGCGGGCACGTCTACTCCCCCGCGCTGACCGACTTCATCGTGATGGTCGACGAGACCTCGCAGATGTTCATCACCGGCCCGGACGTCGTCAAGACGGTCACCGGCGAGGACGTCACCTTCGAGGAGCTCGGCGGCGGCCGCACCCACAACACGAAGTCCGGCGTCGCGCACTACCTCGGTTCCGACGACGAGGACGCCATCGCCTACGTCAAGGAACTGCTGTCCTACCTGCCGCAGAACAACCTGTCGGACGCGCCGGTCTTCGAGCCGTCGGACGCGCCGGCGGGCTTCTTCGACGACGTCACCGACTCGGACCGCGAGCTCGACACGATCATCCCGGACTCGCCGAACACGCCGTACGACATGCACGAGGTCATCAACCGCGTGGTCGACGACGGCGACTTCCTCGAGGTCCACGAGCTGTTCGCGCCGAACATCATCGTCGGCTTCGGCCGAGTCGACGGCCAGAGCGTCGGCGTCGTGGCGAACCAGCCGACGCAGTTCGCCGGCTGCCTCGACATCGACGCGTCCGAGAAGGCCGCGCGGTTCGTGCGCACCTGCGACGCGTTCAACATCCCGGTGCTCACCTTCGTCGACGTCCCGGGCTTCCTCCCGGGCACCGACCAGGAGTGGAACGGCATCATCCGCCGCGGCGCGAAGCTCATCTACGCCTACGCGGAGGCCACGGTCCCACTGGTCACGATCATCACGCGCAAGGCGTACGGCGGCGCGTACGACGTCATGGGCTCCAAGCACCTCGGCGCCGACATCAACCTGGCGTGGCCGACCGCGCAGGTCGCGGTGATGGGCGCCCAGGGCGCGGCGAACATCGTGCACCGCAAGACCCTGGCGAACGCGGCCAATGAGGGTCGCGATGTGGACGCCCTGCGGGCCGAGCTGATCCAGGAGTACGAGGACACGCTGCTGAACCCGTACGCGGCGGCCGAACGCGGTTATGTCGACTCGGTGATCGTCCCCGCGCACACCCGCGGGCACGTGGCGCGGGCGCTGTCGCTGCTGCGGAACAAGCGCGAGTCGCTGCCGCCCAAGAAGCACGGGAACATCCCGCTGTGA